The following coding sequences are from one Enterococcus sp. 4G2_DIV0659 window:
- a CDS encoding DUF1116 domain-containing protein: protein MSYKTIDEANQAVAAKIVAGSPFLLDVVSAKSVIKELNEGKVLLHAGPPITYDKMVDPIQGACVGAALFEEWCETEEEARKMLESGEVKLIPCHHVNAVGPMGGITSANMAVLVVENKTDGNRAFCTMNEGIGAVLRFGAYSDEVITRLRWMRDTLAPVLSAALKTKEDGLNINVLVAKAIAMGDEFHQRNIAASLAFLKEMAPIIVGLTEIDQTKREEVVQFLADTDQFFLNVMMASAKAVMDGARQIQEGTIVTAMCRNGHEFGIRIAGMGDEWFTGPVNTPQGLYFSGFSETDAAPDMGDSAITETFGVGGMAMIAAPAVTRFVGSGGFYDALNTSNEMTEICIDTNPNFPVPTWDFKGICLGIDARKVVETGILPVINTGIANKKAGLGQIGAGTVTPPIDCFEKAVLAYAKKLGFTE, encoded by the coding sequence ATGTCATACAAAACTATCGATGAAGCAAATCAGGCAGTAGCCGCAAAAATTGTTGCTGGTTCTCCTTTCTTATTAGACGTAGTTTCAGCAAAATCAGTCATTAAAGAATTAAATGAAGGAAAAGTTCTACTTCATGCAGGACCGCCAATCACTTATGATAAAATGGTTGATCCAATTCAAGGGGCTTGTGTAGGTGCAGCCTTATTTGAAGAATGGTGTGAAACCGAAGAAGAAGCAAGAAAAATGCTAGAATCAGGCGAAGTAAAATTAATCCCATGTCATCATGTGAATGCGGTAGGACCAATGGGCGGAATCACTTCGGCGAATATGGCTGTTTTAGTCGTTGAAAATAAAACAGACGGCAATCGCGCTTTCTGTACGATGAACGAAGGGATTGGTGCAGTATTACGTTTTGGTGCGTATTCTGATGAAGTAATCACTCGTTTAAGATGGATGAGAGACACGTTAGCACCTGTTTTAAGTGCAGCATTGAAAACCAAAGAAGACGGCTTAAACATCAATGTATTAGTTGCTAAAGCAATTGCCATGGGAGATGAATTCCACCAACGTAATATTGCAGCATCTCTTGCGTTCTTAAAAGAAATGGCGCCAATCATTGTTGGATTAACGGAAATCGATCAAACAAAACGTGAAGAAGTTGTTCAATTCTTAGCGGATACAGATCAATTCTTCTTAAACGTCATGATGGCTTCAGCAAAAGCCGTAATGGATGGAGCAAGACAAATCCAAGAAGGTACGATCGTCACAGCAATGTGCAGAAATGGTCATGAATTTGGTATTCGTATCGCTGGAATGGGCGACGAATGGTTTACAGGTCCAGTGAACACACCTCAAGGATTATACTTCTCAGGATTTAGTGAAACAGATGCTGCTCCTGATATGGGAGATAGCGCGATCACAGAAACATTTGGTGTCGGTGGTATGGCGATGATCGCAGCACCAGCTGTTACTCGTTTCGTTGGTTCAGGTGGCTTCTATGATGCGTTGAATACAAGTAATGAAATGACAGAAATTTGTATTGATACGAACCCTAATTTCCCAGTTCCAACTTGGGACTTTAAAGGAATTTGTTTGGGAATCGATGCTAGAAAAGTTGTTGAAACAGGTATTCTTCCTGTAATCAATACAGGAATTGCAAATAAAAAAGCTGGCTTAGGTCAAATTGGTGCAGGAACAGTAACACCACCAATTGATTGCTTTGAAAAAGCGGTTTTAGCTTATGCGAAAAAATTAGGTTTTACAGAATAA
- the fdrA gene encoding acyl-CoA synthetase FdrA, translating into MLHTIIKANSYQDSIVLMLLTNKLNTIDGVHNVSVMMGTPANKDIFKTGGLYTDELEKASSNDMVIVLDIEDDSLIDQVLAEIDVFLEEQTKGGGDGSGEEVVKTWDKAFELGKDAGVVVFSIPGTHAALEIEKALDEGKHVFCFSDNVAIEDEKRLKEKAHDAGLLLMGPDCGTGIINGIPVAFTNAVRKGKIGVVGASGTGIQEVTTIIHKLGGGVTNAIGTGGRDLKAEIGGITLKDSIMTLEKDPNTEVVVVISKPPAPEVRDEVLNLLRSISKPAVTIFLGEKPTAHEENLYRAYTLEEAAQIAVQLLNKEDVKAVKESLAVPAHSLKPEQKFVKGLYSGGTLAYEAAMLIKEGLALTGDEHAPEGFILKNDGHEIIDLGDDVYTQGKPHPMIDPTKRKEMLEEAGKDPETAIILLDVVLGYGSHANMAQELAPTIKEIKAQAASDGRELFVIGTIVGTDEDPQNIHEQEAIMKDAGVILCDSNAQAVRLALAILDHPLTQTDKAINPQESLTPVAIEPTEAMLALLTNQGFINVGLRSFSEAIINHGGKVVQYDWQPVAGGNITLQKALQFLNKVELGK; encoded by the coding sequence ATGCTGCACACAATTATCAAAGCAAATAGCTATCAAGATTCTATCGTCTTGATGTTATTGACGAACAAATTAAATACAATCGATGGTGTTCACAATGTTTCTGTAATGATGGGAACACCTGCCAATAAAGATATCTTTAAAACAGGTGGACTATACACAGATGAATTAGAAAAAGCTTCATCTAACGATATGGTGATTGTTTTAGATATTGAAGATGATTCATTAATCGATCAAGTTTTAGCAGAAATCGATGTATTTTTAGAGGAACAAACGAAAGGCGGCGGCGATGGATCTGGTGAAGAAGTCGTAAAAACCTGGGATAAAGCATTCGAACTTGGTAAAGATGCTGGTGTAGTTGTTTTCTCTATTCCTGGTACACATGCAGCACTTGAAATTGAAAAAGCTTTAGATGAAGGCAAACATGTTTTTTGTTTCAGCGATAACGTCGCTATTGAAGATGAAAAACGTCTAAAAGAAAAAGCACATGATGCAGGACTTTTATTAATGGGTCCTGACTGCGGAACAGGAATCATTAATGGTATCCCTGTTGCCTTTACAAATGCTGTTCGTAAAGGCAAAATTGGTGTTGTAGGTGCTTCTGGAACAGGTATTCAAGAAGTGACTACGATCATCCACAAATTAGGTGGAGGCGTAACAAACGCAATTGGTACAGGCGGACGTGATTTAAAAGCTGAAATTGGTGGAATTACGTTAAAAGATAGCATTATGACATTAGAAAAAGATCCTAACACAGAAGTGGTTGTTGTTATCTCAAAACCACCTGCACCAGAAGTTCGTGATGAAGTATTAAACTTATTGAGAAGTATTTCAAAACCAGCTGTAACTATCTTCTTAGGTGAAAAACCGACTGCTCATGAAGAAAATCTTTATCGTGCGTATACATTAGAAGAAGCGGCTCAAATAGCTGTTCAACTATTGAATAAAGAAGACGTTAAAGCTGTGAAAGAATCGTTAGCTGTACCAGCACATTCTTTAAAACCAGAACAAAAATTTGTTAAAGGATTATATTCTGGTGGAACACTGGCGTATGAAGCAGCAATGTTGATTAAAGAAGGATTGGCTTTAACTGGGGATGAACATGCTCCAGAAGGCTTTATCTTAAAAAATGATGGACATGAAATCATTGATTTAGGTGATGATGTTTATACACAAGGAAAACCTCACCCAATGATCGATCCAACGAAACGTAAAGAAATGTTGGAAGAAGCAGGCAAAGATCCTGAAACAGCAATCATTCTTTTAGATGTTGTATTAGGATATGGTTCACATGCAAACATGGCTCAAGAGCTTGCACCAACAATTAAAGAAATCAAAGCCCAAGCAGCTTCTGATGGTAGAGAGTTATTTGTGATTGGTACAATTGTAGGGACAGATGAAGATCCTCAAAATATTCATGAACAAGAAGCAATTATGAAAGATGCTGGTGTAATTCTTTGCGATAGTAATGCGCAAGCAGTTCGATTAGCTTTAGCTATTTTAGATCATCCACTGACTCAAACAGATAAAGCAATCAATCCACAAGAATCATTAACACCTGTTGCAATCGAACCAACAGAAGCGATGTTGGCATTGTTAACAAATCAAGGCTTTATCAATGTGGGCTTACGTAGTTTCTCTGAAGCAATTATTAATCATGGCGGCAAGGTCGTTCAATACGACTGGCAACCAGTTGCAGGTGGAAATATTACCTTGCAAAAAGCATTACAGTTCTTAAATAAAGTGGAATTAGGTAAATAA
- the allD gene encoding ureidoglycolate dehydrogenase produces the protein MRVKKAELHQLIKNKIQKAGLLPEHAEIVSDVLTFADARGIHSHGAMRVEYYSERIAKGGITNEPHFSFEQTAPSCGMFEGDNGSGFVGAKLAMDHAIEMAKKNGVAVVGVRNISHSGALAYYVEMAAKQDMVALSVCQSDPMVVPFGGSEPYFGTNPIAFAAPSNDDRVITFDMATTVQAWGKILHARSKKESIPDTWAVDEQGNPTTDSTAVNALLPIAGPKGYGLMMMVDVLSGILLGVPFGKHVSSMYHDLSKGRELGQLHIVINPEFFIGIDTFKKNISTMLDELKEISPSPGFTEVNYPGERGRAREKSYEENGIEIVDDIYEYLISDDIHYDRYDHKNKFAE, from the coding sequence ATGAGAGTAAAAAAAGCAGAGCTACATCAACTGATTAAAAATAAAATACAAAAGGCTGGTTTGTTACCAGAGCATGCAGAAATTGTTAGTGATGTGTTAACTTTTGCAGATGCAAGAGGGATTCATTCCCACGGTGCGATGCGTGTAGAATATTATTCTGAAAGAATTGCTAAAGGTGGCATCACCAATGAGCCACATTTTTCTTTTGAACAAACGGCACCAAGTTGCGGTATGTTTGAAGGGGATAATGGTTCTGGGTTTGTTGGAGCTAAGTTAGCGATGGACCATGCGATTGAAATGGCAAAGAAAAATGGTGTAGCTGTTGTTGGTGTGCGCAATATATCTCATAGTGGAGCACTTGCTTATTATGTAGAAATGGCAGCAAAACAAGATATGGTCGCACTTTCTGTTTGCCAATCTGATCCGATGGTTGTGCCATTTGGTGGAAGTGAGCCGTATTTTGGTACAAACCCAATTGCTTTTGCAGCACCAAGTAACGATGATCGCGTGATTACATTTGATATGGCTACAACGGTTCAGGCTTGGGGAAAAATTCTTCATGCTCGTTCTAAGAAAGAATCAATTCCAGATACGTGGGCGGTAGATGAACAAGGCAATCCAACGACAGATTCAACAGCAGTCAATGCTCTGTTGCCGATTGCAGGACCAAAAGGATACGGTTTAATGATGATGGTGGATGTTTTATCTGGTATTTTATTAGGCGTGCCATTTGGAAAGCATGTCTCTTCTATGTATCATGATCTATCAAAAGGACGTGAGTTAGGTCAGCTTCATATTGTAATCAATCCAGAGTTCTTTATTGGGATAGATACATTCAAAAAAAATATTTCAACGATGTTGGATGAATTAAAAGAGATTAGTCCTAGCCCTGGATTCACAGAAGTTAACTATCCAGGAGAGCGTGGACGAGCACGTGAGAAAAGTTATGAAGAAAACGGGATTGAAATCGTAGATGACATTTACGAATATTTAATCAGTGACGATATTCATTATGATCGTTACGATCATAAAAATAAGTTTGCAGAATAA
- the allD gene encoding ureidoglycolate dehydrogenase: MNETVVVKPEELHDLIEKKLTTAGLKPEHADEVATHLVFADACGIHSHGAVRVEYYAEQIAKGGVTLDPKIEFEETGPSSGIVHGKNGAGQFVADKGLDYAIDMAKKSGVAVVGISKISHSGALSYYVKKAAQNDLVAIAMCQSDPMVVPFGGKENYFGTNPIAFAAPRKGHEPVVFDMATTVQAWGKVLDARSKNMDIPDTWAVDKDGKPTTNPHKVNGLLPIAGPKGYGLMMMVDILSGMLLGLPFGKHVSSMYDDITKGRDVGQMYILIDPNRFTNLDMFKESVDGMVEELHAIPAADGFKQVYYPGEINQINYEKSMTDGIDIVKDIYDYLKSDTLHFDRYENTNAFGEKK; encoded by the coding sequence ATGAATGAAACTGTTGTAGTGAAACCAGAAGAATTGCATGACTTAATCGAAAAAAAATTAACAACTGCTGGTTTAAAACCAGAGCATGCAGATGAAGTGGCGACACATTTGGTATTTGCAGATGCATGCGGTATACACTCGCACGGAGCTGTTAGAGTAGAGTATTATGCAGAACAAATCGCTAAAGGCGGCGTGACCCTGGATCCAAAAATTGAGTTTGAAGAGACAGGACCAAGTTCAGGAATTGTTCATGGTAAAAATGGTGCAGGTCAATTTGTCGCTGACAAAGGGCTTGACTATGCAATCGATATGGCGAAAAAATCAGGTGTGGCCGTTGTAGGGATTTCTAAAATCAGTCATAGTGGCGCATTATCATATTATGTGAAAAAAGCAGCCCAAAATGATTTGGTTGCTATCGCAATGTGTCAATCTGATCCGATGGTAGTTCCATTTGGTGGAAAAGAAAATTATTTTGGAACAAATCCGATTGCTTTTGCAGCGCCAAGAAAAGGACACGAACCGGTTGTTTTTGATATGGCAACGACTGTACAAGCATGGGGGAAAGTCCTAGATGCTCGTTCTAAAAATATGGACATTCCTGATACTTGGGCCGTTGATAAGGATGGTAAACCTACAACCAATCCTCATAAAGTTAATGGATTATTACCGATTGCAGGACCAAAAGGTTATGGCTTGATGATGATGGTGGATATTTTATCTGGCATGCTTTTAGGCTTACCATTTGGTAAACATGTTTCATCTATGTATGATGATATAACAAAAGGGCGAGACGTTGGTCAAATGTATATTTTAATCGATCCAAATCGTTTCACTAACTTAGATATGTTCAAAGAATCAGTAGATGGCATGGTGGAAGAGCTGCACGCAATTCCAGCAGCAGATGGATTTAAACAAGTGTATTACCCAGGAGAAATCAATCAAATCAATTATGAAAAATCAATGACGGATGGGATCGACATTGTTAAAGATATTTATGATTACTTAAAGAGTGATACGCTTCATTTTGATCGATATGAAAATACCAATGCTTTCGGTGAAAAGAAATAA
- the allE gene encoding (S)-ureidoglycine aminohydrolase: MGYKNNQTGYLDGLLSSRAVIKKNNYALIPHDGLVNNVIPGFENCDCSILGSKQLGANFVDYIITMHKDGKNERGFGGEGIETIVYVIDGALKVSDGKETHELTKGGYVYLPASTLMYLENGQDEDTEIFLYKKRYQPLEGYEAHKVVGNVNDMEPIEYEGMKDVLLWDFLPKDLGFDMNFHILSFEPGASHGYIETHYQEHGAYLLSGQGMYNLDNEWMPVEKGDYIFMSSYVQQAAYAVGRDEPLMYVYSKDCNRDPEI, translated from the coding sequence ATGGGTTATAAAAATAATCAAACAGGTTACCTTGATGGATTATTATCTTCTAGAGCTGTCATTAAAAAAAATAATTATGCATTGATTCCTCATGATGGATTAGTAAATAATGTCATTCCAGGTTTTGAAAATTGTGATTGTTCCATTTTAGGTTCTAAACAATTAGGAGCAAACTTTGTTGATTACATTATTACAATGCATAAAGATGGTAAAAATGAACGTGGTTTTGGTGGAGAAGGGATTGAAACAATTGTCTACGTCATTGATGGTGCGCTGAAAGTTAGTGATGGCAAAGAAACGCACGAGTTGACCAAAGGCGGTTATGTCTATCTGCCTGCCAGCACGCTAATGTATTTAGAAAATGGCCAAGATGAAGATACAGAAATCTTCTTATACAAAAAACGTTATCAACCATTAGAAGGCTATGAAGCACATAAAGTAGTCGGCAATGTAAATGATATGGAACCAATTGAATATGAAGGCATGAAAGATGTTCTTTTATGGGACTTTTTACCGAAAGATTTAGGTTTTGATATGAACTTCCATATTCTTTCATTTGAACCAGGAGCAAGCCATGGATATATTGAAACACATTATCAAGAACATGGTGCGTACTTACTTTCTGGACAAGGCATGTATAACTTAGATAATGAGTGGATGCCAGTTGAAAAAGGCGATTACATCTTTATGAGTTCATATGTCCAACAAGCAGCCTATGCTGTTGGTCGTGACGAGCCGCTAATGTACGTTTATTCAAAAGATTGCAACCGTGACCCAGAAATTTAA
- the allC gene encoding allantoate deiminase, with amino-acid sequence MDLKKVLQENIDQISSIGNDPTGGMTRLLYSDSWLEAQKTVKEKLEAIGMSATFDEIGNLFGRVEGTEHPEETILSGSHIDTVVNGGNLDGQFGVIAAYVAIQYLLETHGKPKRSLEVISMAEEEGSRFPTVFWGSKNFVGEAKKEDVIEIADFKGLKFVDEMRRHGFDFRDESKSARDDIKAFVEIHIEQGTVLEKEQLQIGVVNNIAGQRRYTIVLKGEANHAGTTPMGYRKDAVYGFAKICSQAIDRALEVGDPLVLTFGKVEPKPNTVNVVPGEVLFTVDCRHTDSAELHKFTKEIEQLMRDIAAEHELEIDIDLWMDEAPVPMSEEIVTAVETAAKAEGMKYKVMHSGAGHDSQIIAPHFPTAMIFVPSINGISHNPAEATDIDDLVNGVKVLASALYELAYK; translated from the coding sequence ATGGATTTAAAAAAAGTTTTGCAAGAAAACATTGATCAAATATCTAGTATTGGTAATGACCCAACAGGTGGGATGACACGTTTATTGTATTCTGATTCTTGGTTAGAAGCACAAAAAACAGTAAAAGAAAAATTAGAAGCGATTGGCATGTCGGCTACATTTGATGAAATCGGTAACCTCTTTGGCAGAGTGGAAGGTACAGAACATCCAGAAGAGACAATTTTATCTGGTTCTCACATCGATACGGTTGTTAATGGTGGTAACTTAGATGGTCAATTTGGTGTAATTGCAGCTTATGTGGCTATTCAATATTTACTAGAAACACATGGCAAACCGAAACGTTCATTGGAAGTTATTTCAATGGCTGAAGAAGAAGGTAGCCGTTTCCCAACTGTTTTCTGGGGAAGTAAAAACTTTGTCGGCGAAGCGAAAAAAGAAGACGTTATTGAAATCGCGGATTTTAAAGGATTGAAATTTGTCGATGAAATGAGACGTCATGGCTTTGATTTTAGAGATGAAAGCAAATCTGCTAGAGATGATATTAAAGCGTTTGTAGAAATTCACATCGAGCAAGGAACTGTCCTTGAAAAAGAACAATTACAAATTGGTGTTGTAAATAATATCGCTGGACAAAGACGTTATACGATTGTCTTAAAAGGTGAAGCGAACCATGCAGGAACGACTCCAATGGGCTATCGTAAAGATGCAGTTTATGGTTTTGCAAAAATTTGTTCACAAGCAATCGATCGTGCACTAGAAGTTGGTGATCCATTAGTATTGACCTTTGGTAAAGTTGAACCTAAGCCAAACACTGTAAATGTAGTTCCTGGAGAAGTACTATTCACAGTGGATTGTCGTCATACAGATAGCGCAGAGTTGCATAAATTCACAAAAGAAATTGAGCAACTAATGAGAGACATTGCAGCTGAACATGAATTAGAAATTGATATTGATTTATGGATGGATGAAGCGCCAGTACCAATGAGTGAAGAAATTGTAACAGCTGTTGAAACCGCTGCAAAAGCTGAAGGAATGAAATATAAAGTTATGCATAGTGGTGCTGGACACGATTCTCAAATTATCGCACCGCACTTCCCAACAGCAATGATTTTTGTACCAAGTATTAATGGGATTAGTCATAATCCTGCAGAAGCAACAGATATCGATGATTTAGTCAACGGAGTTAAAGTTTTAGCTAGCGCATTATACGAATTAGCTTATAAATAA
- a CDS encoding alpha/beta hydrolase, whose amino-acid sequence MIRQTFCYSQLNDLDLLMTFYSDPTVSSTKATLLYFHGGGLLYGNRDDLPESYCQLLVEHGYNVLTIDYPLAPEVKLPTIYAYLKEAIDWFLQNYQMTLGLKTPDYFLFGRSAGGFLTYLTSARYHFPEQKGLISFYGYYDLTNPSFGQPNSYYNQFPKIAPMVAQELIRSKPIAEVSINERFSLYLSGRQFGNWLSYLVNTPNEKETFSLTDKELSELPPAFLAHSSADQDVPVEISQTAITKLTNSVYEEVKGLPHDFDGDITKNEGLRVYQELIKWLDKTIATT is encoded by the coding sequence GTGATAAGACAAACTTTTTGTTATAGCCAATTGAACGATTTAGATTTATTAATGACTTTTTATTCTGATCCTACTGTTTCTTCTACGAAAGCTACATTGCTTTATTTTCACGGTGGTGGCTTACTTTATGGAAATCGTGATGATTTACCTGAATCTTATTGCCAGCTTTTAGTAGAACATGGGTATAACGTATTGACCATTGATTATCCATTAGCACCAGAGGTCAAATTGCCTACAATCTACGCTTATTTAAAAGAGGCAATTGACTGGTTCTTACAAAATTATCAAATGACTTTAGGCTTGAAAACTCCTGATTATTTCTTATTTGGACGTTCTGCCGGCGGTTTTCTTACTTATTTAACATCTGCTCGTTATCATTTTCCAGAACAAAAAGGACTGATTAGTTTTTATGGGTATTACGATTTAACTAATCCAAGCTTTGGTCAACCTAACAGTTATTACAATCAATTTCCAAAGATAGCTCCTATGGTTGCTCAAGAATTGATTCGCTCTAAGCCGATTGCAGAAGTTTCTATTAATGAACGTTTCTCACTATATCTGTCCGGCCGCCAATTTGGCAACTGGTTGAGTTATTTAGTCAATACGCCAAATGAAAAAGAAACATTTAGTCTGACAGATAAAGAATTAAGTGAATTACCACCTGCCTTTTTAGCACATAGCTCAGCGGATCAAGATGTTCCAGTTGAAATCTCGCAAACGGCCATTACTAAACTGACTAACAGCGTATATGAAGAAGTGAAAGGACTCCCTCATGATTTTGACGGTGATATTACTAAAAATGAAGGTCTTCGAGTTTATCAAGAATTGATTAAATGGCTAGACAAAACGATAGCTACTACTTGA